A part of Melittangium boletus DSM 14713 genomic DNA contains:
- a CDS encoding DEAD/DEAH box helicase, whose translation MPSIADTRDASPPIDGQWLRALKTEVQPVTFKKGREVAESRRVFGLNRDGDRIRAQVASGASPEVRYEVTLDVGDGKPISKCTCRAWNVQGPHCEHVVAAALIFAARLRASMNAAAASAAPPAPVTAVSTPAPAPTFPEDEVDAHADESMPMEEVPPGDAVSLPALAKVESWLGLSALPDYEFLYRLTPSNTGPGGRHWLVDVRRQDAQMKGPVHIKRMLQAGLRIAPADERIFILLAKHEQRYDSRIVLSDEDLCEVLEFLRPRRVIYRGTALLFSSDPVRPQIHLESRQDGATARLELLMPDGTSLSLKDAILLAGMRTYVISGQNLLPVEPDLPPRLVRKWLLEPTMSFPAGQLDRVLTFFAAHLPRFQMQLKADDIDVDESVEPRFLLTLEGASERVKVQLAARYGQTTVAVSPTASHLGYASGVGSEGRKLYRRREEEERAAGKRLQDLGLRYDPHTHAYDASGDGAIEFWARGLASLPEEWERFGVQAPKVRLRPKLRPRIRVGMSGVSWFELDAEFITDDQAVDLGAVRMWLDSGRRFVPLKDGTYAEADLAELKRAADLLEEAGALPGRTRTRLPLHQAVALDLLVELGDYTEVETKARKAMSELRDTNGVPKVALPEGLNATLRHYQESGLAWLWFLHRHGLSGILADDMGLGKTIQSLSLLRKVANEEGRKPSLVVAPTSVLANWEREAERFTPDLKVVVWHGQDRKERVEDLKGADLVLTSYALVRRDLEALSQVGFRYIILDEAQNIKNADSATAQACKSLPSDTRLALTGTPLENRLSELWSLFDFLMPGFLGSAEGFSDRFEQPIQVANDTAVRDRLRRRIQPFILRRLKTEVAKDLPPKTESVAWCEMEPGQAALYREVLEESRRKVNESIEKMGFKRSRVSILAALMRLRQVCCDPRLLKMPPGTLLPPSAKLERFGQLVEDLVAEGHRALVFSQFTEMLELLKGEADRRGMGYLYLDGRTKDRMGKVDEFNRPDGPPLFFISLKAGGTGLNLTAADYVIHYDPWWNPAVEDQATDRTHRIGQTRAVISYKLITRGTVEEKILSLQKRKKELAAGVLGADSDFGKMLTEQDLVDLFQPE comes from the coding sequence GTGCCTTCCATCGCCGATACACGAGACGCTTCCCCCCCGATTGATGGCCAGTGGCTGCGCGCCCTCAAGACGGAGGTCCAGCCCGTCACCTTCAAGAAAGGCCGCGAGGTCGCGGAATCCCGCCGCGTCTTCGGCCTGAACCGGGACGGAGATCGCATCCGCGCCCAGGTGGCCAGCGGCGCCTCGCCCGAGGTGCGCTACGAGGTCACCCTCGACGTGGGAGACGGCAAGCCCATCTCCAAATGCACCTGTCGCGCGTGGAACGTCCAGGGGCCGCATTGCGAGCACGTGGTGGCCGCGGCGCTCATCTTCGCCGCCCGGTTGCGCGCCTCGATGAACGCCGCCGCCGCGTCCGCCGCGCCTCCGGCTCCGGTCACCGCCGTGTCCACGCCCGCGCCCGCGCCGACCTTCCCGGAGGACGAGGTGGACGCGCACGCCGATGAGTCCATGCCCATGGAGGAGGTTCCTCCCGGGGACGCGGTGAGCCTGCCCGCGCTCGCGAAGGTGGAGAGCTGGCTCGGCCTGTCCGCCCTGCCGGACTACGAATTCCTCTACCGGCTCACCCCGTCCAACACGGGCCCTGGCGGCCGGCACTGGCTGGTGGACGTGCGCCGCCAGGACGCGCAGATGAAGGGGCCGGTGCACATCAAGCGCATGCTCCAGGCGGGCCTGCGCATCGCCCCGGCCGATGAGCGCATCTTCATCCTGCTGGCCAAGCACGAGCAGCGCTATGACTCGCGCATCGTCCTGTCCGACGAGGACCTGTGCGAGGTGCTCGAGTTCCTGCGTCCGCGCCGCGTCATCTACCGCGGCACCGCGCTCCTCTTCTCCAGCGACCCGGTCCGTCCGCAGATCCACCTCGAGTCGCGCCAGGACGGCGCCACGGCGCGTCTGGAGCTGCTCATGCCGGATGGCACGAGCCTGTCGCTCAAGGACGCGATCCTGCTCGCGGGCATGCGCACCTACGTCATCTCCGGACAGAACCTGCTGCCGGTGGAGCCGGATCTGCCGCCGCGGCTGGTGCGCAAGTGGCTGCTCGAGCCCACCATGTCCTTTCCGGCGGGGCAGCTGGACCGGGTGCTCACCTTCTTCGCCGCCCACCTGCCGCGCTTCCAGATGCAGCTCAAGGCGGACGACATCGACGTGGACGAGTCCGTCGAGCCGCGCTTCCTGCTCACGTTGGAGGGGGCCTCCGAGCGCGTGAAGGTGCAGCTCGCCGCGCGCTACGGACAGACGACCGTGGCGGTGTCCCCCACGGCCTCGCACCTGGGCTACGCGAGCGGCGTGGGCAGCGAGGGGCGCAAGCTGTACCGGCGCCGCGAGGAGGAGGAGCGCGCCGCGGGCAAGCGCCTGCAGGACCTGGGACTGCGCTACGATCCGCACACCCATGCCTACGACGCGAGCGGGGATGGGGCCATCGAGTTCTGGGCGCGCGGGCTCGCGTCGCTGCCGGAGGAGTGGGAGCGCTTCGGCGTGCAGGCCCCCAAGGTGCGCCTGCGTCCCAAGCTCCGGCCGCGCATCCGCGTGGGCATGAGCGGGGTGAGCTGGTTCGAGCTGGACGCCGAGTTCATCACCGATGACCAGGCGGTGGACCTGGGCGCGGTGCGCATGTGGCTCGACTCGGGCCGGCGCTTCGTGCCGCTCAAGGACGGCACCTACGCCGAGGCGGACCTGGCGGAACTCAAGCGCGCCGCGGACCTGCTGGAGGAGGCCGGCGCGCTGCCGGGCCGCACCCGGACGCGCCTGCCGCTGCACCAGGCCGTCGCGTTGGACCTGCTCGTGGAGCTGGGTGACTACACCGAGGTGGAGACCAAGGCGCGCAAGGCCATGTCGGAGCTGCGCGACACCAACGGCGTGCCCAAGGTGGCCCTGCCCGAGGGCCTCAACGCCACCCTGCGCCACTACCAGGAGTCGGGCCTCGCGTGGTTGTGGTTCCTGCACCGCCACGGCCTGTCCGGCATCCTCGCGGACGACATGGGTCTGGGAAAGACGATCCAGTCGTTGAGCCTGTTGCGCAAGGTGGCCAACGAGGAGGGCCGCAAGCCGTCGCTCGTGGTGGCGCCCACCAGCGTGCTCGCCAACTGGGAGCGCGAGGCCGAGCGCTTCACGCCGGACCTCAAGGTCGTCGTGTGGCACGGCCAGGATCGCAAGGAGCGGGTGGAGGACCTGAAGGGCGCGGACCTGGTGCTCACCTCCTACGCGCTCGTGCGGCGCGACCTGGAGGCGCTCAGCCAGGTGGGCTTCCGCTACATCATTCTGGACGAGGCGCAGAACATCAAGAACGCGGACAGCGCCACGGCGCAGGCCTGCAAGTCGCTGCCGAGCGACACGCGGCTCGCGCTCACGGGTACGCCGCTGGAGAACCGGCTCAGCGAGTTGTGGAGCCTCTTCGACTTCCTCATGCCGGGCTTCCTAGGCAGCGCGGAGGGCTTCAGCGACCGCTTCGAGCAGCCCATCCAGGTGGCCAACGACACGGCCGTGCGTGACCGGCTGCGCCGCCGCATCCAGCCCTTCATCCTGCGCCGGCTCAAGACGGAGGTCGCCAAGGACCTTCCGCCCAAGACGGAGAGCGTGGCGTGGTGCGAGATGGAGCCCGGCCAGGCGGCGCTCTACCGCGAGGTGTTGGAGGAGAGCCGCCGCAAGGTGAACGAGTCCATCGAGAAGATGGGCTTCAAGCGGAGCCGCGTCTCCATCCTCGCCGCGCTGATGCGCCTGCGGCAGGTGTGCTGCGACCCTCGCCTGCTCAAGATGCCTCCCGGCACGCTCCTGCCGCCCAGCGCCAAGCTCGAGCGCTTCGGCCAGCTCGTGGAGGACCTGGTCGCCGAGGGCCACCGCGCGCTCGTGTTCAGCCAGTTCACGGAGATGCTGGAGCTGCTCAAGGGCGAGGCGGATCGGCGGGGCATGGGCTACCTCTACCTGGATGGCCGGACGAAGGACCGCATGGGCAAGGTGGACGAGTTCAACCGCCCCGACGGGCCTCCGCTCTTCTTCATCAGCCTCAAGGCGGGCGGCACCGGTCTCAACCTCACCGCGGCCGACTACGTCATCCATTATGATCCGTGGTGGAATCCGGCCGTGGAGGACCAGGCCACGGACCGTACGCACCGCATCGGCCAGACGCGCGCCGTCATCAGTTACAAACTGATCACCCGCGGCACGGTGGAGGAGAAGATCCTCAGCCTCCAGAAGCGCAAGAAGGAGCTGGCCGCGGGCGTGCTGGGCGCCGACAGCGACTTCGGCAAGATGCTCACCGAGCAGGACCTGGTCGATCTCTTCCAGCCGGAATAG
- the recN gene encoding DNA repair protein RecN — MLLGLRISNVAVIEEVEVAFGAGLTVLTGETGAGKSILVDSLGLLLGGRADADAIRAGCEEASVEGVFERTPVLGARLEELGLPDLGDEVLVRRVVGRSGRAKAYINGSLVTVGVLARFMRGAVDIAGQHEHVSLFDAGLHRVLLDRYGQLEQQLATYMCDYAAVADVVERMEALGGDENRLRERAEFLRFQLDEITKLEPEPGEDVRLDAERKRLAGSEKLKRQGAEAELLLGGEESSAVETVGRALGLVNEAARTDATLAPVAQSLGAALSELEEAQRRLNRYVEGLESDPARLGEVEDRLDALKRLCRKHATTLDGVLQKRDALETELSTLDNRQEVLEELARERKSAEDRARRSGEALSRARIACAGTFGTQVREGLGMLALGKAAFEVRVTPGLQLKAEGLDEVEFFFSANPGEPSRSLAKVASGGEASRLLLALKRALADSDGCGCYILDEADAGVSGAIADVVGRMIKDVSGHRQVLCITHLPQVAAYSDAHLLIRKGLKGERTVSEVVALDAGAERTQELARMMSGVEVTREALGAAEALVRSASRASGPPRTRREPAPEGGARGRLRRSA; from the coding sequence GTGCTGCTGGGTCTGCGCATTTCGAATGTGGCGGTGATCGAGGAGGTGGAGGTGGCGTTCGGGGCCGGGCTGACCGTGCTCACGGGCGAGACGGGGGCGGGTAAATCCATCCTGGTGGATTCGCTCGGGCTGCTCCTGGGGGGTCGGGCGGACGCGGACGCCATCCGCGCGGGCTGTGAGGAAGCCTCGGTGGAGGGCGTCTTCGAGCGCACTCCCGTGCTGGGCGCGCGGCTGGAGGAGCTGGGCCTGCCGGACCTGGGCGACGAGGTGCTGGTGCGCCGGGTGGTGGGGCGCAGCGGCCGGGCGAAGGCCTACATCAATGGTTCCCTGGTGACGGTGGGCGTGCTGGCGCGCTTCATGCGCGGCGCGGTGGACATCGCCGGCCAGCACGAGCACGTGAGCCTCTTCGACGCGGGACTGCACCGGGTGCTGCTCGACCGGTACGGCCAGTTGGAGCAGCAGCTCGCCACCTATATGTGTGACTACGCGGCCGTGGCCGACGTGGTCGAGCGCATGGAAGCGCTGGGGGGGGACGAGAACCGGCTGCGCGAGCGTGCCGAGTTCCTGCGCTTCCAGTTGGACGAAATCACGAAGCTGGAGCCGGAGCCGGGCGAGGACGTGCGGCTGGATGCCGAGCGCAAGCGGCTGGCGGGCTCGGAGAAGCTCAAGCGGCAGGGCGCCGAGGCGGAGCTGTTGCTCGGGGGCGAGGAGTCGAGCGCCGTGGAGACGGTGGGCCGGGCGTTGGGGCTGGTGAACGAGGCGGCCCGGACGGACGCCACGCTGGCGCCGGTGGCCCAGTCGCTGGGCGCGGCCCTGTCGGAGCTGGAGGAGGCGCAGCGGCGGCTCAACCGGTACGTGGAGGGCCTGGAGTCGGACCCCGCGCGGCTGGGCGAGGTGGAGGACCGGTTGGACGCGCTCAAGCGTCTGTGCCGCAAGCACGCCACCACCCTGGACGGCGTGCTGCAGAAGCGCGACGCGCTGGAGACGGAGCTGTCCACGCTGGACAACCGCCAGGAGGTGCTGGAGGAGCTGGCGCGCGAGCGCAAGAGCGCCGAGGACCGGGCGCGCCGCAGTGGCGAGGCCCTGTCGCGGGCGCGCATCGCGTGCGCGGGGACGTTTGGCACCCAGGTGCGCGAGGGGCTGGGGATGCTGGCCCTGGGCAAGGCGGCCTTCGAGGTGCGGGTGACGCCGGGCCTCCAGCTCAAGGCCGAGGGCCTGGACGAGGTGGAGTTCTTCTTCAGCGCCAACCCGGGCGAGCCTTCCCGCTCGCTGGCGAAGGTGGCCTCGGGCGGTGAGGCGTCGCGCCTGCTCTTGGCCCTCAAGCGCGCGCTCGCGGACAGTGACGGCTGTGGCTGCTACATCCTGGACGAGGCGGACGCGGGGGTGAGTGGGGCCATCGCGGACGTGGTGGGCCGGATGATCAAGGACGTGAGCGGCCACCGTCAGGTGCTGTGCATCACCCACCTGCCGCAGGTGGCGGCCTACTCGGATGCCCACCTGCTCATCCGCAAGGGGCTCAAGGGGGAGCGCACGGTGTCGGAGGTGGTCGCCCTGGACGCGGGGGCCGAGCGCACCCAGGAGCTGGCGCGGATGATGTCCGGCGTGGAGGTGACGCGCGAGGCGCTGGGAGCGGCCGAGGCCCTGGTCCGCTCGGCCTCGCGGGCCTCCGGACCCCCCCGGACAAGGCGCGAGCCGGCCCCGGAAGGGGGGGCCCGTGGACGGCTCCGCCGCAGCGCGTAG
- a CDS encoding Stp1/IreP family PP2C-type Ser/Thr phosphatase gives MKVVSAGLTDVGRKRNHNEDSFLIDDELQLYVVADGMGGHAGGGTASRIAVETIDKELRRAREGRDNPFVTSPNLQDSLLPDALRTAVERACLAIFTTAQEDPRLSGMGTTVISLVVRDNHAFFAHVGDSRAYLVRGPLIQQVSEDHSLVNEQIKAGMITPEEAKHSRYKNIITRSVGFEEEVQVDVMGVVAEPGDVFLLCSDGLANMVEDRELHEVVQGTAVLAEVPKRLIDLANERGGDDNITAIVVQMST, from the coding sequence ATGAAGGTCGTCTCGGCCGGCCTCACGGATGTGGGGCGTAAGCGCAATCATAATGAGGACAGCTTCCTGATCGACGACGAGCTCCAGCTCTACGTCGTGGCGGATGGTATGGGTGGCCATGCTGGAGGCGGTACCGCCTCGCGCATCGCCGTCGAGACCATCGACAAGGAGCTAAGACGGGCCCGGGAGGGTCGGGACAACCCGTTCGTCACCAGCCCCAACCTGCAGGACTCGCTCCTGCCGGATGCCTTGCGCACGGCGGTGGAGAGGGCGTGTCTCGCCATCTTCACCACCGCGCAGGAGGATCCGCGCCTGTCGGGCATGGGCACCACGGTCATCTCGCTCGTCGTGCGGGACAACCACGCGTTCTTCGCGCACGTGGGTGACAGCCGGGCCTACCTCGTCCGGGGCCCCCTCATCCAGCAGGTCTCCGAGGACCACTCCCTGGTCAACGAGCAGATCAAGGCCGGGATGATCACCCCCGAGGAAGCCAAGCACTCGCGCTACAAGAACATCATCACGCGCTCCGTGGGCTTCGAGGAGGAAGTCCAGGTGGATGTGATGGGGGTCGTGGCCGAGCCAGGAGACGTCTTCCTGCTGTGCTCGGACGGTCTCGCCAACATGGTGGAGGACCGCGAACTGCACGAGGTGGTGCAGGGCACCGCTGTCCTGGCGGAGGTGCCCAAGCGCCTCATCGACCTGGCGAACGAGCGCGGGGGTGATGACAACATCACCGCCATCGTCGTGCAGATGTCGACCTGA
- a CDS encoding M23 family metallopeptidase — protein MVIADHNAPVRRFNISKMLMLQVGAGVFLLVGLALGASLHYFQVARDAAENRILREENLTLRTQLKSVRERIEHIGSTLDRVERFDQKLRAITLLSDPQRNLAMGPVEREPGVGAPVAETQFTELTTLESPKALPGKLDRLSAEATRQEQSLQELQAYFQDQKSLLASTPSVWPTRGWVTSDFGQRLDPYTAERVGHSGMDIAAPHGKEVSAPSDGTVVFSGLEGGYGNVIVIDHGYGIKTRFGHLSKLLVKAGDKVKRGMLIANVGNTGRSTGPHLHYEVRVNGIPQNPRKFILEE, from the coding sequence ATGGTGATCGCGGACCACAACGCACCGGTCCGGCGTTTCAACATCTCGAAGATGCTCATGCTGCAGGTGGGCGCGGGGGTGTTCTTGCTGGTGGGCCTCGCGCTGGGTGCCTCGTTGCATTACTTCCAGGTGGCCCGGGACGCGGCGGAGAACCGCATCCTTCGCGAGGAGAACCTGACGCTGCGCACGCAGCTCAAGTCGGTGCGCGAGCGCATCGAGCACATCGGGTCCACCCTGGACCGGGTGGAGCGTTTCGATCAGAAGCTGCGCGCCATCACCTTGCTGTCGGATCCCCAGCGCAACCTGGCCATGGGTCCGGTGGAGCGCGAGCCCGGGGTGGGCGCGCCCGTGGCGGAGACGCAGTTCACGGAGTTGACGACCCTCGAGTCGCCCAAGGCGCTGCCGGGCAAGCTGGATCGGCTGAGCGCCGAGGCCACCCGCCAGGAGCAGAGCCTGCAGGAGCTGCAGGCCTACTTCCAGGACCAGAAGTCGCTGCTGGCCTCCACGCCGTCCGTGTGGCCCACGCGCGGCTGGGTGACGAGTGACTTCGGTCAGCGGCTCGACCCCTACACCGCGGAGCGGGTGGGGCACTCCGGCATGGACATCGCGGCCCCGCACGGCAAGGAAGTCAGCGCGCCCTCGGATGGCACGGTGGTGTTCTCGGGGCTCGAGGGCGGCTACGGCAACGTGATCGTCATCGACCACGGCTACGGCATCAAGACGCGCTTCGGCCACCTGTCCAAGCTGCTGGTGAAGGCGGGAGACAAGGTGAAGCGCGGCATGTTGATCGCCAACGTGGGCAACACCGGCCGCTCCACGGGTCCGCACCTGCACTACGAAGTGCGCGTCAACGGCATCCCGCAGAATCCGCGCAAGTTCATCCTCGAGGAATAG
- a CDS encoding diguanylate cyclase domain-containing protein: MPYAIDDALATALVTLHPHAARHAADPVRDALQRLLDEEHARRGVPDATGALSFRALTQGTLLKEEFDLSTHAHHAGWTVGALIVDVKGMIHVNVQHGFAVGDALLKSVVSALRAQWPDARVVRLQGDNFAVLLVPSSGLSVSEEMRESARARLAHEVRAALPEGADVPGFTLALLELTIEEPTHWQVLGPLVWGELMRAYTLQERGLAGGLQHRRLRLGGFIPEKADP, from the coding sequence ATGCCCTACGCCATCGATGATGCCCTCGCCACCGCGCTGGTGACGCTCCACCCTCACGCCGCGCGCCACGCGGCGGATCCCGTCCGGGACGCGCTCCAGCGTCTGCTCGACGAGGAACACGCACGCCGGGGCGTGCCCGATGCCACGGGCGCCCTGTCCTTTCGCGCGCTCACCCAGGGCACGCTCCTCAAGGAGGAATTCGACCTCTCCACCCATGCCCACCACGCGGGCTGGACGGTGGGCGCGCTCATCGTGGACGTGAAGGGGATGATCCACGTCAACGTCCAGCACGGCTTCGCCGTGGGCGACGCGCTGCTCAAGAGCGTGGTGTCCGCGCTCCGGGCCCAGTGGCCGGACGCCCGGGTGGTGCGCCTGCAGGGCGACAACTTCGCCGTGCTCCTGGTCCCCTCCTCCGGGCTCTCGGTGTCGGAAGAGATGCGCGAGTCCGCCCGGGCCCGGCTCGCGCACGAGGTCCGCGCGGCGCTGCCCGAGGGCGCCGACGTTCCCGGCTTCACCCTCGCGCTGCTGGAACTCACCATCGAGGAGCCCACCCACTGGCAGGTGCTGGGACCGCTCGTGTGGGGCGAGCTCATGCGGGCCTACACCCTCCAAGAGCGGGGACTGGCCGGAGGACTCCAGCACCGGCGGCTGCGGCTCGGGGGCTTCATCCCCGAGAAGGCCGACCCTTGA
- the rlmM gene encoding 23S rRNA (cytidine(2498)-2'-O)-methyltransferase RlmM, whose protein sequence is MEPPVFARTGIRVLASLPTAQTLDLTAEAVASRIISALPEAALVLQAFTPDSPAGNRLADDADALLEAVRTRLPADRLLEETWRAREAGATLVELCVAPGGVIVGEVPAREALSLSPGGRQRMRRPTDSPSRAAMKLEEALVNLPYEPGRGEVCVDLGAAPGGWTQRLVARGARVIAVDPAKLMPELTQQPRVEHVQESAFAYTPEEPVDWLCCDMAWRPLEVAQLLAKWGRRGWATHLVANIKLPMKDKNPLLLRVRHILTEEGGWQGLTMRQLYHDRDEVTVTAHRSL, encoded by the coding sequence ATGGAGCCTCCAGTCTTCGCCCGCACCGGCATCCGCGTGCTCGCCTCCCTGCCCACGGCCCAGACCCTCGACCTGACGGCGGAGGCGGTGGCCTCCCGGATCATCTCGGCCCTGCCCGAGGCAGCCCTCGTGCTCCAGGCCTTCACGCCCGACAGCCCCGCGGGCAACCGGCTCGCGGATGACGCGGACGCGCTGCTCGAGGCGGTGCGGACCCGGCTGCCCGCGGACCGGCTGCTGGAGGAGACGTGGCGCGCGCGCGAGGCCGGGGCGACGCTCGTGGAGCTGTGCGTGGCCCCCGGTGGCGTCATCGTGGGCGAAGTGCCCGCCCGGGAGGCCCTGTCCCTCTCCCCGGGTGGCCGGCAACGGATGCGGCGTCCGACGGACTCGCCCTCCCGCGCGGCCATGAAGCTGGAGGAAGCCCTCGTCAACCTCCCCTACGAGCCCGGCCGGGGCGAGGTGTGCGTGGACCTGGGCGCGGCGCCCGGAGGCTGGACGCAGCGGCTGGTGGCGCGCGGCGCCCGCGTCATCGCCGTGGACCCCGCGAAGCTGATGCCCGAGCTGACCCAGCAACCCCGCGTGGAGCACGTGCAGGAGAGCGCCTTCGCCTACACCCCGGAGGAGCCCGTGGACTGGCTGTGCTGCGACATGGCCTGGCGGCCGCTCGAGGTGGCGCAGTTGCTCGCCAAGTGGGGCCGGCGCGGCTGGGCCACCCACCTGGTGGCCAACATCAAGCTGCCCATGAAGGACAAGAATCCCCTGCTCCTGCGCGTGCGCCACATCCTCACCGAGGAAGGCGGCTGGCAGGGGCTCACCATGCGCCAGCTCTACCATGACCGGGACGAGGTCACCGTCACCGCGCACCGGAGCCTGTGA